Genomic window (Marasmius oreades isolate 03SP1 chromosome 3, whole genome shotgun sequence):
CACCCATGGGTTGCCAGTTTACATATTCGATGGTTGTGAGTGTCTTATTCACCCATAACACGGAGTTTTGTTGACCTCTTCCCCACAGCATCTCAGACTTCGTAATAAAGCGCCTTTTGTGGCTCTTGACAGGTACCTTTTTTTGGGTACAATGATTAAATCACTCTAATTCCAATGAACACAGGTACCCAAGCAGGCTGCAACCAATGGGTGGGTAAAGAATTCCGCGGACGTAGTTTTTTTTGACAGTTTTCCAACGCAGGTCGGCGAACTCGAACCCGAACGATTGGGAAGAGCCTACGTTTTCTTGAACAAAGTGCGATTACTCTTTTTACTCTACATGTCCAACTAAGCATTCGTTCGTCAGTCTCAAAAAGCGATGCCCTACATCAATAGGCCATATCGTAGTCGACCAGCCTTTTTCGACTACCTCTCTCGCTATATCGACCCTCCGGAGGATTCACCTCCGCAAACCGATTTTGTGATTGATCTTGCTCCATTCCCCTCTCATTTTCTTCCGAACGGAAGGGCAGTGTTTCCTGCTAGCAAAAGGAAAGACTACGAACGAATGAAAGACCGAGACATCCGGCCAGAAGTTTTGATATACGCTACTGGATACCAGCAAAACTTCAGTTTCTTAGCGAAGGATTATCCCACTGCTGATCAAGCAAACATCCGGAATGTTGTCAGAGAAGGGGACGAGTCTGTTCCGTTTATAGGATTTTTACGTCCTGGAGTTGGTACGTCCAATACCTTCTGGTCCTCCAACATTCATTAACCCGTTGGCGAACTCGTCAGGTGCAATACCTCCGATCGCGGAGATGCAGTCATTATTCTGGATTTCGCTCATCAAGAACAAAGTCCGGAAACCACTTCCCCCGCCTTATTACCACCTTCTTGTCAAGGAAAACGCGCGAATCAAGTACGGTGTTGATCACTCCACCTATATTAGCACACTAGCGAAGGATATTGGAGCAGCACCTGGACTGTGGGAGCTGTGGTGGGAGCATGGGTCACACGTTCTAGTATGCTATTGGTACGAGCCCGATTCAGGTTTACCTTCTTATTCCCTGCTGAATTTCGTGGAAAGTTTTGGCGCTGCATTCACGACGTTCTATCGACTAGTTGGACCGTATAAAACAGCGAGCGCACCCACAATAGTGAAAACGGAACTCTGGGACACCATTACTCGACGCGGAATACTTGGGAATGTTGTAATGGGCGTGATACCAATGGTCTTCTACCTCACGTTGAACGCAGTAGCTTATCTCTTGGGAATAGTGTGGGTGTTGCTTGGTGGCCGGGTGGAGTGACATTAAGTCTGCATGTCAGTAAACCACTCGAGCAGACAAGGGTCTTCTCGCCCATCTCGTTTGTATATCTTGGTTGATGCTCTTGAAATGAAATATAACGTGGAAGTGTTGCATTTAGACGAAGGGCTTCACTATTCCATGACTGAGCTTAAAATACACGATCGTGGAACTGTCGGTATTGATTGCGAGACTCACTCCGTGGACAGTTGCTTGTATACTCCAGAAAGTCAAATCAGAAGGGTAGGCCACAGATTCTCGGAAAATCCAGCTCCACGTCGACGGAACCATACCCTTCTCGATGCTAATAATTCCCCAGTGAATAGTGCAAGCGAAACAGGAAGGTGGTCACCTTCTCTCGGACGACGTTCCAGAGAGCGGGAGTTAATGCAAATGGGTTCCGGGAATCCCAGCATATGAATCGGGAGTTCAATTTCATGGATCATCATGCATGACCCCCAGtccattccttccttttgCAAACGATGCTGGTTTCAACTGGGCGGATTATGCTGGTCAATACGACGCGCAGACTGGCGACGACAGGGAATGTTGTATAGGGATCTGAGTCTTGTGTGCGTTCTCTAGTGTTATCTCTAAATCCAAGGCGTTTGGGGTTTCGTCGGAAGTTCGAAAGCATAAGAAATGGTAAACATCCTCAACATTGCAACAGATGTCAGCCTCGGAGTCTACAACAGCTTAAATTGCCTTGTCTTGTGCTGCACTACTTATTGCAAGTTCTCCCCTTTTGAATCCACCACCCCTGCGACTCCCTCGTTCCTCCAAACGAGGTTATATCTGCCCAGGTGTAACCAGATCAGAATAAAACTCTAACGACATCCGACCTCAAAACACCTATCACCTATCCAAACCCAGCACACTCTATTCTTGGAAGGAGAACGCACACGGAGACCCTCGAATCACAGTCGAAAGTCCGAGATGCTCGCCAAACTAATGGGTAGTGGTACCAACCGGGGGCCTTTATAGTGCTCCAGGCATCCCAGCTCCCCACATCGTGCGAATACTGAAGCCGAAGTTGGGGGCGAAGGAAAGTTTGGTCTTTTCGAGGTCGCAAAGTACACTCTATTTGGCCCATACTATTCTGGTTTCCGATGTGCAAATGAcaaggatatgcaaaattggataaaacttggtcttcccgtttatttgtgggctcggcaattttttttaggatccgtagactacacatgagcttgtatgtacagttgtAGCCACTGAATCAcaaaggatatgaaatgaaatttaaaatatagctcagatctggtcgtgattacagcgtgacagcccaggaacagtacattccggaatatatctcaaaattttagatacgtagttaagtgtaaacgaaaacactagcattaaatacaaggtttcagaggcaggggagtgaacggtagtgtggaataagccaaacgatacaacagaggtcccaaatcgacctgtaagcgagacggcagtgagctggcctggcgcgagctttgctacttgccgaagtcttgccggacgtgacgatacgtgacaaaacgctttgcacttctcgaatcaccctcggacactctccgaggtttcttacagctatcctaaaatcctcataaattcaggttaacgttttgagcactattaaaatactctagtcaaatttttgatacggtaagtggtgtgtggaagtggtactcgaaaatgttgcatatccctaaacAGAATAGTAACTACAACCTTCCGACAGCGCAGCTCAGAGTCGCAACCCGGGGCCCACCGTAAATCTTGAGCTTTCGAACGGATCTCTAGGGTTACTCTGAGGAACCGAGAATTCTGAGGAGAAACTTTTTCTTTTGTAGGAGCCGGCGCATCATCCATTCGTCCGTCCAACGTCAGCGTTCTTTGTGCGTTTGGGTTCAGAACTCTTGATTGTTGAGGATTCTATAAAAGGCCAGATTAACTCGAAGTTTGAGAAGAAATCAAGAGAAGGATACAAGTAAAGAAGACACCATGCACTACGCCGGTACTATAGTTTAAGGTTCAATTTTGGGGCAACCCACTGAACTCAATTATCGTCGGTAACATGCCCCTGGACGTGCACTATGCACTGTGCTTCCGATTCCTCTAAGCCCGGCGGTTCCGTGTCCGACGAGAGCTCAGCCTGCAGGAGAGGAAGGTAGGTGAAAGTAAAAGTTGGAACGACTCCAAGAGCGATTCTCAGTACTCGTGACTTGCCATGCTAGTTCGCCGGAAACCTTGTTCAACCAGTCTTCGCAGCACATTGCTGGTCTTTCATAATATACCGATATCCAGTCCGAACACTGGCATCTAGTTCCCGGTATCAAACAAGATGCAACTTTATACTTTCATCTTCGCATTCTTTTTGTTCTTTATCCACAATGTAAAAAAAAATAGGTAGAGCGAAATCCTATGGGGTAAAAGTAGAATCAGCTCTTGTGATGTTAGTATCCGAGACAACGGACGGATAACAAGCTCACCAAATTGCAAAAAAAATCATCCCTTTTCTCCCAACGAAGAAAACTACACgacgccaccaccaccaactcTCTCATCGGAGAGATCTCTCATTTCTACTGCTTCTTAGTCTTCTTCTcagccttctccttctccaacctctccttctcaGCTTCAGCTTTGGCAATTTCATGGGCTTTATCGTTGAGGCCTAGTCTGTTTCGCGCGATCTGAACAGAGTGGAGGATAGGTAAGTGAATCGTTCGAAAGGGAGGAGGTAACTGACACGTACTTCGATAGCGTAGAACTAGGAGATTAAGGGGGTGAGGTCTGAGGTTAAATCAAACCTTGCAACGAGGTTCAAAATTCACCTGTATACGCGTAACTGCGTTTAAAGATCGATCTCGTAAGGCCATCATTCGATACCAAGGAAAAAGTGAGGTGGGAAGCGCACCGAAGATCGTGTTTTTCTCGCCATACTCCTCCCTCGCGTCCGTACGGATAAGAGATCCAAAGTTGTATTCTTGGACTTTCTTCTCGTATCTGCAAGAGTCGGCAATGGTAAGTAAGTAAGGTGGGgcccaaacacagaacgaaGAAAAGGTGGAGATGGAAGGTGGAGACGTACCGGTTAATGAAATTTCTCCagctctctttcccttcaggACTCTTCATCCAGTCTTCGTCTAGCTTGGTAAGCTTTTCGTGCGGCGGTTCAGCAAGTTCAGGGAATGTTGCCATCGTGTCCTCGTAGATCTCGTCGTCCAATCTGCAACATCCCCAGGGATTGCTTCAGCTCGGTCTGCAGTCTTGAGAAGTTGAAGGTAGTATTTTTTTACTTGGTCAATTTGAGATCTCTGGGGGAAACTTTTTCTAGGAGATTCCAGTATGTCTGGTTATCGAAAAGAGGCTGAGCAGAAGGAATTGTCGAGAGCAACAAGGGCGTACTTGAGCTTGTTCGACAGCTCTTACGGCGAATCTACACCCCG
Coding sequences:
- a CDS encoding uncharacterized protein (BUSCO:EOG0926506Z) — translated: MAGRFDPNKAQNAVEIEKQFAVRAVEQAQTYWNLLEKVSPRDLKLTKLDDEIYEDTMATFPELAEPPHEKLTKLDEDWMKSPEGKESWRNFINRYEKKVQEYNFGSLIRTDAREEYGEKNTIFVTRIQFYAIEIARNRLGLNDKAHEIAKAEAEKERLEKEKAEKKTKKQ